A window from Gasterosteus aculeatus chromosome 14, fGasAcu3.hap1.1, whole genome shotgun sequence encodes these proteins:
- the gtf3c4 gene encoding general transcription factor 3C polypeptide 4 isoform X1 — MAAASPPASARTPTRNVVIKTEPEADEDLRICPEEVPFKRDPVVPLLAPVSGLQPLAWSQDHRLAVCTTSSVSMMELVCDVHSSQQELTLHRTCIPVPTEAPKLRVNAHPPPAVSCSMEGTARRQVGPAAELAEAVGKFSSHPDPSVKQLFLADQVMNPSMGPLKGIKYASWSPLGCDSSGRCLLACLTLDHRLTIHNSHKRLEWNTLVNLTKRYGARLKERGYSKKDNKPPQADLQDFDELQRRFRMQTPLRMEWSSVYTTKQVQPDNSCKDTEMVLLAVLMENGDLVLWKFVLPYLSEADVTFYDIVESGVSRPSDLAWWEYENGERRMSGLIIGSEAGPVKIVPVSLAGVKGYFTLRHPVILWKECDELAVENLKCVPMIHPIQKSSCSLIVASRGCYVFWCLLLISPAGLNVHNSHVAGLHSLPVVSLAISQHGVAVYTCSLDGLMKKLTPTFTENTLIFKQEDLLQSESLSGRRIHGIAVSHNGAYCALASTPGMVGSHHPISRTYQVHFVALKTSEEAAALLLKSPAQNLYKTADLLDLVRWQVLKNKCIPAALLDEVDRKIQEVDSPYLWRFKLFLVRILYQSLQMPPTDHHWKPTHEENKVLVRDEEEEEGEGEEDEDKDDAPLLEVKQEEGNPEQQMEEVQAWINAVETHMMRENMKKVLGVVYLNTWITQNTSIPTCGLVEYLSRDGNDRGSEVLIGHIKNKMNKQTFSERCSLCQAVLPFSDHKQAVCKNGHMWLRCVLSYQACQTLTFRRCLLLDTISRLPQPEDPEWIRKILQAPCTLCDSPMI, encoded by the exons ATGGCTGCCGCCAGTCCGCCAGCTTCGGCGAGAACACCGACCAGAAATGTAGTCATTAAGACCGAGCCAGAAGCCGACGAAGACCTGCGCATTTGCCCGGAAGAGGTCCCGTTTAAGCGGGACCCTGTCGTCCCGCTCCTGGCCCCGGTCAGCGGGCTGCAGCCGCTCGCCTGGTCACAGGATCACCGCCTGGCTGTGTGCACCACCAGCTCCGTGTCGATGATGGAGCTGGTGTGCGACGTCCACAGCAGCCAGCAGGAGCTGACGCTGCACAGGACCTGCATCCCCGTCCCGACGGAGGCTCCCAAACTGCGGGTAAATGCCCACCCGCCTCCCGCTGTTTCCTGCTCCATGGAGGGAACGGCGCGGAGACAG GTGGGACCGGCGGCGGAGCTAGCTGAAGCAGTGGGGAAGTTCTCGTCCCACCCCGACCCCTCAGTGAAACAACTCTTCCTGGCCGACCAGGTGATGAACCCGTCAATGGGGCCGCTCAAGGGAATAAAATATGCCAGCTGGTCCCCGTTGGGCTGCGACTCTAGCGGGCGCTGTTTGCTCGCCTGCCTCACCCTCGACCACCGGCTCACCATCCACAACAGCCACAAGCGCCTGGAGTGGAACACGCTGGTCAACCTCACCAAAAGGTACGGCGCCAGGCTAAAGGAGCGAGGCTATTCCAAAAAGGACAACAAGCCCCCGCAGGCCGACCTGCAGGACTTTGACGAGCTGCAGCGGCGCTTCCGCATGCAGACGCCGTTGAGGATGGAGTGGTCGAGCGTTTACACAACCAAACAGGTGCAGCCGGACAACTCGTGCAAAGACACGGAGATGGTCCTCCTCGCCGTCCTGATGGAAAACGGCGACCTGGTCTTGTGGAAGTTCGTACTGCCCTACCTGAGCGAGGCGGACGTCACGTTTTACGACATCGTAGAGTCGGGCGTCAGCAGACCCAGCGACCTGGCGTGGTGGGAGTACGAGAACGGCGAGCGGCGGATGAGCGGCCTGATCATTGGTAGCGAGGCGGGGCCCGTCAAGATCGTGCCGGTCAGCCTGGCCGGAGTGAAGGGCTACTTCACCCTGCGGCACCCGGTCATCCTCTGGAAGGAGTGCGACGAGCTCGCCGTGGAGAACCTCAAGTGTGTCCCGATGATCCACCCGATCCAGAAGTCCAGCTGCAGCCTCATCGTGGCCTCGCGCGGCTGCTACGTCTTCTGGTGCCTGCTCCTGATTTCGCCGGCTGGACTGAACGTGCACAACTCCCACGTGGCGGGCCTGCACTCGCTCCCGGTGGTCTCGCTGGCAATCAGTCAGCACGGCGTCGCGGTGTACACATGCTCCCTCGACGGCCTGATGAAGAAGCTGACGCCCACGTTTACGGAGAACACGTTGATCTTCAAACAGGAGGACCTGCTGCAGTCCGAGAGCCTCTCTGGGAGGCGGATACACGGGATCGCTGTGAGCCACAACGGAGCGTACTGCGCCCTCGCCAGCACGCCGGGGATGGTCGGCAGCCACCACCCGATCAGCAGGACCTACCAGGTTCACTTTGTGGCCCTGAAGACGTCGGAAGAGGCCGCAGCGCTGCTGCTCAAGTCGCCCGCGCAGAACTTGTACAAGACAGCCGACCTGCTCGATCTGGTGAGGTGGCAGGTTTTGAAAAACAAGTGCATCCCCGCGGCGCTGCTGGACGAGGTCGACCGAAAGATCCAGGAGGTCGACTCCCCCTACTTGTGGCGCTTCAAGCTCTTCCTGGTGCGGATACTTTACCAGTCGCTGCAAATGCCTCCCACGGACCACCACTGGAAACCGACGCACGAGGAGAACAAGGTGCTTGTAcgggacgaggaagaggaggagggcgagggggaggaagatgaggacaaAGACGATGCGCCGCTGTTGGAAGTGAAACAGGAGGAGGGGAACCCGGAAcagcagatggaggaggtgCAGGCCTGGATCAATGCCGTGGAGACCCACATGATGAGAGAGAACATGAAGAAGGTGCTGGGGGTGGTGTACCTCAACACCTGGATTACTCAGAACACCAGCATTCCCACATGCGGGCTGGTGGAGTACCTCTCCAGAGACGGCAACGACAGAGGTTCAGAG GTTCTGATTGGCCACATAAAGAACAAGATGAACAAGCAGACGTTCTCGGAGCGCTGCAGCTTGTGTCAGGCCGTGCTGCCCTTCTCGGACCACAAACAGGCCGTCTGTAAAAACGGTCACATGTGGCTCAG gTGTGTGTTGTCATACCAGGCCTGCCAGACGCTGACGTTCAGACGTTGCCTCCTGCTGGATACCATCTCCAGACTGCCACAGCCTGAGG
- the gtf3c4 gene encoding general transcription factor 3C polypeptide 4 isoform X3 translates to MNPSMGPLKGIKYASWSPLGCDSSGRCLLACLTLDHRLTIHNSHKRLEWNTLVNLTKRYGARLKERGYSKKDNKPPQADLQDFDELQRRFRMQTPLRMEWSSVYTTKQVQPDNSCKDTEMVLLAVLMENGDLVLWKFVLPYLSEADVTFYDIVESGVSRPSDLAWWEYENGERRMSGLIIGSEAGPVKIVPVSLAGVKGYFTLRHPVILWKECDELAVENLKCVPMIHPIQKSSCSLIVASRGCYVFWCLLLISPAGLNVHNSHVAGLHSLPVVSLAISQHGVAVYTCSLDGLMKKLTPTFTENTLIFKQEDLLQSESLSGRRIHGIAVSHNGAYCALASTPGMVGSHHPISRTYQVHFVALKTSEEAAALLLKSPAQNLYKTADLLDLVRWQVLKNKCIPAALLDEVDRKIQEVDSPYLWRFKLFLVRILYQSLQMPPTDHHWKPTHEENKVLVRDEEEEEGEGEEDEDKDDAPLLEVKQEEGNPEQQMEEVQAWINAVETHMMRENMKKVLGVVYLNTWITQNTSIPTCGLVEYLSRDGNDRGSEVLIGHIKNKMNKQTFSERCSLCQAVLPFSDHKQAVCKNGHMWLRCVLSYQACQTLTFRRCLLLDTISRLPQPEDPEWIRKILQAPCTLCDSPMI, encoded by the exons ATGAACCCGTCAATGGGGCCGCTCAAGGGAATAAAATATGCCAGCTGGTCCCCGTTGGGCTGCGACTCTAGCGGGCGCTGTTTGCTCGCCTGCCTCACCCTCGACCACCGGCTCACCATCCACAACAGCCACAAGCGCCTGGAGTGGAACACGCTGGTCAACCTCACCAAAAGGTACGGCGCCAGGCTAAAGGAGCGAGGCTATTCCAAAAAGGACAACAAGCCCCCGCAGGCCGACCTGCAGGACTTTGACGAGCTGCAGCGGCGCTTCCGCATGCAGACGCCGTTGAGGATGGAGTGGTCGAGCGTTTACACAACCAAACAGGTGCAGCCGGACAACTCGTGCAAAGACACGGAGATGGTCCTCCTCGCCGTCCTGATGGAAAACGGCGACCTGGTCTTGTGGAAGTTCGTACTGCCCTACCTGAGCGAGGCGGACGTCACGTTTTACGACATCGTAGAGTCGGGCGTCAGCAGACCCAGCGACCTGGCGTGGTGGGAGTACGAGAACGGCGAGCGGCGGATGAGCGGCCTGATCATTGGTAGCGAGGCGGGGCCCGTCAAGATCGTGCCGGTCAGCCTGGCCGGAGTGAAGGGCTACTTCACCCTGCGGCACCCGGTCATCCTCTGGAAGGAGTGCGACGAGCTCGCCGTGGAGAACCTCAAGTGTGTCCCGATGATCCACCCGATCCAGAAGTCCAGCTGCAGCCTCATCGTGGCCTCGCGCGGCTGCTACGTCTTCTGGTGCCTGCTCCTGATTTCGCCGGCTGGACTGAACGTGCACAACTCCCACGTGGCGGGCCTGCACTCGCTCCCGGTGGTCTCGCTGGCAATCAGTCAGCACGGCGTCGCGGTGTACACATGCTCCCTCGACGGCCTGATGAAGAAGCTGACGCCCACGTTTACGGAGAACACGTTGATCTTCAAACAGGAGGACCTGCTGCAGTCCGAGAGCCTCTCTGGGAGGCGGATACACGGGATCGCTGTGAGCCACAACGGAGCGTACTGCGCCCTCGCCAGCACGCCGGGGATGGTCGGCAGCCACCACCCGATCAGCAGGACCTACCAGGTTCACTTTGTGGCCCTGAAGACGTCGGAAGAGGCCGCAGCGCTGCTGCTCAAGTCGCCCGCGCAGAACTTGTACAAGACAGCCGACCTGCTCGATCTGGTGAGGTGGCAGGTTTTGAAAAACAAGTGCATCCCCGCGGCGCTGCTGGACGAGGTCGACCGAAAGATCCAGGAGGTCGACTCCCCCTACTTGTGGCGCTTCAAGCTCTTCCTGGTGCGGATACTTTACCAGTCGCTGCAAATGCCTCCCACGGACCACCACTGGAAACCGACGCACGAGGAGAACAAGGTGCTTGTAcgggacgaggaagaggaggagggcgagggggaggaagatgaggacaaAGACGATGCGCCGCTGTTGGAAGTGAAACAGGAGGAGGGGAACCCGGAAcagcagatggaggaggtgCAGGCCTGGATCAATGCCGTGGAGACCCACATGATGAGAGAGAACATGAAGAAGGTGCTGGGGGTGGTGTACCTCAACACCTGGATTACTCAGAACACCAGCATTCCCACATGCGGGCTGGTGGAGTACCTCTCCAGAGACGGCAACGACAGAGGTTCAGAG GTTCTGATTGGCCACATAAAGAACAAGATGAACAAGCAGACGTTCTCGGAGCGCTGCAGCTTGTGTCAGGCCGTGCTGCCCTTCTCGGACCACAAACAGGCCGTCTGTAAAAACGGTCACATGTGGCTCAG gTGTGTGTTGTCATACCAGGCCTGCCAGACGCTGACGTTCAGACGTTGCCTCCTGCTGGATACCATCTCCAGACTGCCACAGCCTGAGG
- the gtf3c4 gene encoding general transcription factor 3C polypeptide 4 isoform X2 — protein MAAASPPASARTPTRNVVIKTEPEADEDLRICPEEVPFKRDPVVPLLAPVSGLQPLAWSQDHRLAVCTTSSVSMMELVCDVHSSQQELTLHRTCIPVPTEAPKLRVGPAAELAEAVGKFSSHPDPSVKQLFLADQVMNPSMGPLKGIKYASWSPLGCDSSGRCLLACLTLDHRLTIHNSHKRLEWNTLVNLTKRYGARLKERGYSKKDNKPPQADLQDFDELQRRFRMQTPLRMEWSSVYTTKQVQPDNSCKDTEMVLLAVLMENGDLVLWKFVLPYLSEADVTFYDIVESGVSRPSDLAWWEYENGERRMSGLIIGSEAGPVKIVPVSLAGVKGYFTLRHPVILWKECDELAVENLKCVPMIHPIQKSSCSLIVASRGCYVFWCLLLISPAGLNVHNSHVAGLHSLPVVSLAISQHGVAVYTCSLDGLMKKLTPTFTENTLIFKQEDLLQSESLSGRRIHGIAVSHNGAYCALASTPGMVGSHHPISRTYQVHFVALKTSEEAAALLLKSPAQNLYKTADLLDLVRWQVLKNKCIPAALLDEVDRKIQEVDSPYLWRFKLFLVRILYQSLQMPPTDHHWKPTHEENKVLVRDEEEEEGEGEEDEDKDDAPLLEVKQEEGNPEQQMEEVQAWINAVETHMMRENMKKVLGVVYLNTWITQNTSIPTCGLVEYLSRDGNDRGSEVLIGHIKNKMNKQTFSERCSLCQAVLPFSDHKQAVCKNGHMWLRCVLSYQACQTLTFRRCLLLDTISRLPQPEDPEWIRKILQAPCTLCDSPMI, from the exons ATGGCTGCCGCCAGTCCGCCAGCTTCGGCGAGAACACCGACCAGAAATGTAGTCATTAAGACCGAGCCAGAAGCCGACGAAGACCTGCGCATTTGCCCGGAAGAGGTCCCGTTTAAGCGGGACCCTGTCGTCCCGCTCCTGGCCCCGGTCAGCGGGCTGCAGCCGCTCGCCTGGTCACAGGATCACCGCCTGGCTGTGTGCACCACCAGCTCCGTGTCGATGATGGAGCTGGTGTGCGACGTCCACAGCAGCCAGCAGGAGCTGACGCTGCACAGGACCTGCATCCCCGTCCCGACGGAGGCTCCCAAACTGCGG GTGGGACCGGCGGCGGAGCTAGCTGAAGCAGTGGGGAAGTTCTCGTCCCACCCCGACCCCTCAGTGAAACAACTCTTCCTGGCCGACCAGGTGATGAACCCGTCAATGGGGCCGCTCAAGGGAATAAAATATGCCAGCTGGTCCCCGTTGGGCTGCGACTCTAGCGGGCGCTGTTTGCTCGCCTGCCTCACCCTCGACCACCGGCTCACCATCCACAACAGCCACAAGCGCCTGGAGTGGAACACGCTGGTCAACCTCACCAAAAGGTACGGCGCCAGGCTAAAGGAGCGAGGCTATTCCAAAAAGGACAACAAGCCCCCGCAGGCCGACCTGCAGGACTTTGACGAGCTGCAGCGGCGCTTCCGCATGCAGACGCCGTTGAGGATGGAGTGGTCGAGCGTTTACACAACCAAACAGGTGCAGCCGGACAACTCGTGCAAAGACACGGAGATGGTCCTCCTCGCCGTCCTGATGGAAAACGGCGACCTGGTCTTGTGGAAGTTCGTACTGCCCTACCTGAGCGAGGCGGACGTCACGTTTTACGACATCGTAGAGTCGGGCGTCAGCAGACCCAGCGACCTGGCGTGGTGGGAGTACGAGAACGGCGAGCGGCGGATGAGCGGCCTGATCATTGGTAGCGAGGCGGGGCCCGTCAAGATCGTGCCGGTCAGCCTGGCCGGAGTGAAGGGCTACTTCACCCTGCGGCACCCGGTCATCCTCTGGAAGGAGTGCGACGAGCTCGCCGTGGAGAACCTCAAGTGTGTCCCGATGATCCACCCGATCCAGAAGTCCAGCTGCAGCCTCATCGTGGCCTCGCGCGGCTGCTACGTCTTCTGGTGCCTGCTCCTGATTTCGCCGGCTGGACTGAACGTGCACAACTCCCACGTGGCGGGCCTGCACTCGCTCCCGGTGGTCTCGCTGGCAATCAGTCAGCACGGCGTCGCGGTGTACACATGCTCCCTCGACGGCCTGATGAAGAAGCTGACGCCCACGTTTACGGAGAACACGTTGATCTTCAAACAGGAGGACCTGCTGCAGTCCGAGAGCCTCTCTGGGAGGCGGATACACGGGATCGCTGTGAGCCACAACGGAGCGTACTGCGCCCTCGCCAGCACGCCGGGGATGGTCGGCAGCCACCACCCGATCAGCAGGACCTACCAGGTTCACTTTGTGGCCCTGAAGACGTCGGAAGAGGCCGCAGCGCTGCTGCTCAAGTCGCCCGCGCAGAACTTGTACAAGACAGCCGACCTGCTCGATCTGGTGAGGTGGCAGGTTTTGAAAAACAAGTGCATCCCCGCGGCGCTGCTGGACGAGGTCGACCGAAAGATCCAGGAGGTCGACTCCCCCTACTTGTGGCGCTTCAAGCTCTTCCTGGTGCGGATACTTTACCAGTCGCTGCAAATGCCTCCCACGGACCACCACTGGAAACCGACGCACGAGGAGAACAAGGTGCTTGTAcgggacgaggaagaggaggagggcgagggggaggaagatgaggacaaAGACGATGCGCCGCTGTTGGAAGTGAAACAGGAGGAGGGGAACCCGGAAcagcagatggaggaggtgCAGGCCTGGATCAATGCCGTGGAGACCCACATGATGAGAGAGAACATGAAGAAGGTGCTGGGGGTGGTGTACCTCAACACCTGGATTACTCAGAACACCAGCATTCCCACATGCGGGCTGGTGGAGTACCTCTCCAGAGACGGCAACGACAGAGGTTCAGAG GTTCTGATTGGCCACATAAAGAACAAGATGAACAAGCAGACGTTCTCGGAGCGCTGCAGCTTGTGTCAGGCCGTGCTGCCCTTCTCGGACCACAAACAGGCCGTCTGTAAAAACGGTCACATGTGGCTCAG gTGTGTGTTGTCATACCAGGCCTGCCAGACGCTGACGTTCAGACGTTGCCTCCTGCTGGATACCATCTCCAGACTGCCACAGCCTGAGG